In Candidatus Promineifilum breve, one genomic interval encodes:
- a CDS encoding nitrous oxide reductase family maturation protein NosD, giving the protein MKRYWVVLLLIMSISVARVARADGVTRVPAEQLAEAIAAAEPGDTIEVTGGVFHGNLVVDKTLTLIGLDGATLDAGNKGTVLRIEAPDSTVRGFTVRNSGDSLDREDSGIIIAGPRGLVEDNVLENVLFGIYINAAPGTIVRGNHITGKELDIARRGDLMRLWDSDDVLIENNVTRNGRDAVLWYSERMTLRNNDFSHGRYGLHFMYCDDATMEGNRLTYNSVGAYLMYGRRMILRDNLIAFNRGPSGYGVGLKDMDDSVITGNRILDNRVGAFVDGSPRELNSTGIVRNNLFAYNDIAIEMLPSVRHNLISDNSFIENEQQIVVAGGGQLRDNEWTVSDRGNYWSDYAGYDGDADGVGEIAYRAERLLDNLLGSRPELRLFLYSPVVNAVDFAARAFPLVRPQPILVDEKPLTQPVMPTAAPLPIDAGEGELWPVFLLPLALLALFIILRVGRRRYHMPSPLATQTGGLSHGE; this is encoded by the coding sequence ATGAAACGTTATTGGGTAGTTCTGTTGTTGATTATGTCAATCAGCGTGGCGCGCGTGGCGCGGGCCGACGGTGTGACGCGCGTGCCGGCCGAACAGTTGGCCGAGGCGATTGCCGCGGCTGAACCGGGCGACACCATCGAAGTGACCGGCGGCGTGTTCCACGGCAATCTCGTCGTCGATAAGACGCTGACGCTGATTGGCCTTGATGGGGCCACACTCGACGCGGGCAACAAGGGCACCGTGTTGCGCATCGAGGCCCCCGACAGCACCGTGCGCGGCTTCACCGTGCGCAACTCCGGCGACTCGCTCGACCGCGAGGATTCGGGCATCATCATCGCCGGGCCGCGCGGCCTGGTGGAAGACAACGTGCTGGAAAACGTGCTGTTCGGCATCTACATCAACGCCGCTCCGGGAACCATCGTGCGCGGCAACCACATCACCGGCAAGGAGTTGGACATTGCCCGCCGCGGCGATCTGATGCGTCTGTGGGATAGCGATGACGTGCTCATCGAGAACAACGTCACGCGCAACGGCCGCGACGCCGTGCTGTGGTACTCGGAGCGGATGACGCTGCGCAACAACGACTTCTCCCATGGCCGCTATGGCCTGCACTTCATGTATTGCGATGACGCGACGATGGAGGGCAACCGCCTGACCTATAACTCGGTCGGCGCGTATCTCATGTACGGCCGGCGGATGATCCTGCGCGACAACCTGATCGCCTTCAATCGCGGCCCCAGCGGCTACGGCGTCGGCCTGAAGGACATGGACGATTCGGTCATCACCGGCAATCGCATTCTGGACAATCGCGTCGGCGCATTTGTCGATGGCTCGCCGCGCGAATTGAACAGCACCGGCATCGTGCGCAATAACCTGTTCGCCTATAACGACATCGCCATCGAGATGCTGCCGTCGGTGCGCCACAACCTGATCAGCGACAACAGCTTTATCGAAAACGAGCAGCAGATCGTCGTGGCCGGCGGCGGGCAACTGCGCGACAACGAATGGACGGTGAGCGATCGCGGCAACTATTGGAGCGACTACGCCGGCTACGATGGCGACGCCGACGGCGTGGGCGAAATCGCCTACCGCGCCGAGCGATTGCTGGATAATCTCCTGGGTAGCCGGCCGGAACTGCGCCTTTTCCTCTACAGTCCGGTCGTCAACGCTGTCGATTTTGCCGCGCGTGCCTTCCCGCTGGTGCGCCCGCAGCCTATCCTGGTGGACGAAAAGCCACTGACCCAGCCGGTGATGCCCACGGCCGCGCCGCTGCCCATCGACGCCGGCGAAGGGGAGCTTTGGCCCGTCTTTCTTCTGCCGTTAGCCCTGCTGGCCTTGTTCATCATCTTGCGCGTCGGCCGGCGACGCTATCACATGCCGTCGCCCCTGGCGACACAAACCGGGGGTTTGAGCCATGGAGAGTAA
- a CDS encoding ABC transporter ATP-binding protein → MEKLPVAQAIEVRNLTKRFGRFTAVDDLSFSVGTGEAVALWGANGAGKTTAVRCLLNLFPYEGEILINGLDVRRQSKEVRRQIGFVPQELSFHDDMSVAETLIFYARLKKVPDGYDFSPLLEQVRLTAHVDKRVGELSGGLKQRLALAAALLSDPPILVLDEPTASLDIRSREEFLLLLRSLKRDGKTMIFSSHHLDEVTALADRVLLLEGGRLVVDSPPDQLERQLGWETTLHLYLPEAGIDPALETLEGLGMPVSRNGRGVRVHVAPGAKGKVLNALQKAGIEVDDFSVE, encoded by the coding sequence ATGGAGAAGCTACCAGTCGCTCAGGCGATTGAAGTACGCAATCTGACCAAACGATTCGGGCGGTTCACGGCCGTCGATGACCTGTCCTTCTCTGTCGGGACGGGTGAAGCGGTGGCCCTCTGGGGGGCCAACGGAGCCGGCAAGACGACGGCCGTGCGCTGCCTGCTTAATTTATTTCCCTACGAAGGCGAAATTCTCATCAATGGCCTGGACGTGCGCCGGCAGAGCAAGGAAGTGCGGCGGCAAATCGGCTTTGTGCCTCAGGAGTTGAGCTTCCACGACGACATGAGCGTGGCCGAGACGCTCATCTTCTACGCCCGGCTGAAAAAAGTGCCCGACGGCTACGACTTCAGCCCGCTGCTGGAGCAGGTGCGCCTGACTGCCCACGTCGATAAGCGGGTGGGCGAGCTATCGGGCGGTCTGAAGCAGCGACTGGCGTTAGCCGCCGCCCTGTTGTCGGATCCGCCCATCCTCGTCCTGGATGAGCCGACGGCCAGCCTCGACATCCGCTCCCGCGAGGAGTTCCTGCTGCTGTTGCGCTCGCTGAAGCGCGATGGCAAGACGATGATCTTCTCCTCCCACCATCTGGACGAAGTGACGGCCCTGGCCGACCGGGTGCTGTTGCTGGAAGGCGGCCGTCTGGTCGTCGATTCGCCGCCCGACCAACTGGAACGGCAATTGGGGTGGGAAACGACGCTGCATCTCTATCTGCCGGAGGCGGGCATCGACCCGGCGCTGGAAACGTTGGAAGGGTTGGGGATGCCGGTCAGTCGCAACGGCCGTGGGGTGCGTGTCCACGTGGCCCCCGGCGCGAAGGGCAAAGTGTTGAACGCGCTACAGAAAGCGGGCATCGAAGTCGATGACTTCTCGGTGGAGTAA
- a CDS encoding ABC transporter permease, which produces MDFENVLTLIQKELRDAFRNRWFLLYAIAFAALSLALAWFSVSGAGSFGVAGFGRTTAGLINLILLIVPLMGLTLGAMSLAGEREKGTLIYLLAQPISGAELLLGKFVGLALALTAALVIGFGLTGVFMVIKGGGGDFRVFLTLLILSVLLAVASLSLGFLISAAVKRAATAVGLALFLWLVLVYFGDLGLMGTAVVVGLKVEQLLTLALINPLQVFKLAAVFDLRQNLEVLGPAGIYAFRTYGGALWPMLVGLLLAWVVLPFLLATWVFKKRGVI; this is translated from the coding sequence ATGGATTTTGAGAACGTATTGACCCTGATTCAAAAGGAACTGCGCGATGCCTTTCGCAACCGCTGGTTCCTGCTCTATGCCATCGCTTTTGCCGCGTTATCGCTGGCGTTGGCCTGGTTCTCCGTGTCCGGCGCGGGCAGCTTCGGCGTGGCCGGCTTCGGCCGCACCACCGCCGGGCTGATCAACCTCATCCTGCTCATCGTGCCGCTGATGGGCCTGACGCTGGGGGCGATGAGTCTGGCCGGAGAGCGCGAAAAAGGCACGCTCATCTATCTGCTGGCCCAACCGATCAGCGGCGCGGAGTTGTTGCTGGGCAAGTTTGTCGGTCTGGCGCTGGCCTTGACCGCGGCGCTGGTCATCGGCTTCGGCCTGACCGGCGTTTTCATGGTCATCAAGGGCGGCGGGGGTGATTTTCGCGTCTTTTTGACGCTGCTCATCCTGTCGGTGTTGCTGGCGGTGGCCAGCCTCAGCCTCGGCTTTCTCATCTCGGCCGCCGTGAAACGGGCGGCCACGGCCGTGGGTCTGGCGCTGTTCCTGTGGCTGGTGCTGGTCTATTTCGGCGATCTGGGATTGATGGGCACGGCCGTTGTAGTGGGACTGAAAGTGGAGCAACTGCTGACACTGGCGCTCATCAACCCGCTACAGGTATTCAAGCTGGCGGCCGTGTTCGATCTGCGGCAAAACCTGGAAGTCTTAGGGCCGGCGGGCATCTACGCCTTTCGCACCTATGGCGGGGCGTTGTGGCCCATGCTGGTCGGTTTATTACTGGCCTGGGTGGTCTTGCCTTTTCTGCTGGCGACCTGGGTCTTCAAGAAGAGAGGAGTGATATGA
- a CDS encoding PA14 domain-containing protein produces the protein METIFTRRAWRGAALVLAFVILVLAGRPAHAQDAQWLGQFWNNRDLGGPVVLTRWENNIDFNWEGGSPDPRINSDNFSARWTRTVNFAPGNYRFFATMDDGMRIWVDNQLVIDAWQDSQERTVTFDRFMNGNHAIRIDYFEAGGMAVARFNWQLLAGGGGGQFFPNWQAHYFNNTTLSGAPVLVRDEARISTNWGFASPGPGVNPTFWSARWTRQVSAEAGQYRLILTSDDGSRIFINDQLVLDNWREQAPTRRAVDYFTNGGVLNVRVEFFNAAGAAQLTAELISVTGGLTSITPQPPTGGGSSAACVTTPSGMQAQSIAATPLNVRQGPGTQFASLGTLARCQIVPLTGFRNPASTWVQVTFNGQTGWASAQFLNLGANISSLAPTN, from the coding sequence ATGGAGACCATCTTCACCCGCCGCGCCTGGCGTGGCGCCGCCCTGGTGCTGGCTTTTGTCATTCTGGTTCTGGCCGGCCGCCCGGCCCATGCCCAGGATGCCCAGTGGCTCGGCCAGTTCTGGAACAACCGCGATCTCGGCGGCCCGGTCGTGTTGACCCGCTGGGAAAACAATATCGATTTTAACTGGGAAGGCGGCTCGCCCGATCCGCGGATCAATTCCGACAACTTTTCCGCGCGCTGGACGCGGACGGTCAACTTCGCGCCCGGCAACTACCGTTTCTTCGCCACGATGGACGACGGTATGCGCATCTGGGTCGATAATCAGTTGGTCATCGACGCCTGGCAAGATAGCCAGGAGCGCACGGTCACCTTTGACCGCTTTATGAACGGCAACCACGCCATTCGGATCGACTATTTCGAGGCCGGCGGTATGGCCGTGGCCCGCTTCAATTGGCAGCTTCTGGCCGGCGGCGGCGGCGGCCAATTCTTCCCCAACTGGCAGGCCCACTATTTCAACAACACCACCCTCTCCGGCGCGCCGGTGCTCGTTCGTGACGAGGCCCGCATCAGCACGAATTGGGGCTTTGCCTCGCCCGGCCCCGGCGTCAATCCCACCTTCTGGTCGGCGCGCTGGACGCGGCAGGTCTCGGCCGAGGCCGGTCAATACCGTCTTATCCTGACCAGCGATGACGGCTCGCGCATCTTTATCAATGATCAGTTGGTGCTCGATAACTGGCGCGAGCAGGCCCCGACCCGCCGCGCGGTGGATTACTTCACCAACGGCGGCGTGCTCAACGTGCGGGTTGAGTTCTTCAATGCCGCCGGCGCGGCGCAACTGACCGCGGAGTTGATCTCCGTCACCGGCGGGCTGACCTCGATCACCCCGCAACCGCCGACCGGCGGCGGCAGTTCAGCCGCGTGCGTCACCACGCCCTCCGGGATGCAAGCGCAATCCATCGCCGCCACGCCGCTCAATGTTCGCCAAGGCCCCGGCACGCAGTTTGCCAGCCTGGGCACGCTGGCCCGCTGCCAGATCGTCCCGCTGACCGGCTTCCGTAACCCGGCCAGCACCTGGGTACAGGTTACCTTCAATGGTCAGACCGGCTGGGCATCGGCTCAGTTCCTCAATCTGGGGGCTAATATATCTTCCCTGGCCCCCACGAACTAG
- a CDS encoding Crp/Fnr family transcriptional regulator, whose product MQHTANLCEAVGRCALFHDLSEEECERITAAGRLYETPPGSFFFHQGEESTMLYVLVSGRAKLSQVTSDGHQVIVNYFGPGEGLGIVMALNELPYPLSAEAIEPCLAVGWRRETMLDLMQHNAQLALNGLNMVGRRFAQMQSRFQELATQRVEQRVARALMRLVRQFGRRTEEGVLIDMPLSREDLAQMTGTNLYNVSRILSKWESDGLIATGRKKITLLKAHELVVLAEDIPHPGQTPTKS is encoded by the coding sequence ATGCAACACACTGCCAATCTCTGTGAGGCCGTCGGCCGCTGCGCCTTGTTCCATGACCTCAGTGAGGAGGAATGCGAACGCATCACCGCCGCCGGCCGGCTCTATGAGACACCACCCGGCAGCTTTTTCTTCCACCAGGGGGAAGAATCGACCATGCTCTACGTGCTTGTCAGTGGGCGGGCCAAGCTATCGCAGGTGACGAGTGATGGGCATCAGGTGATCGTCAATTACTTCGGGCCGGGCGAAGGGCTGGGGATCGTGATGGCCCTCAACGAACTGCCCTATCCGCTATCGGCCGAGGCCATCGAGCCGTGTCTGGCCGTTGGCTGGCGGCGCGAGACGATGCTCGACCTGATGCAACACAACGCGCAGTTGGCCCTCAACGGGCTGAATATGGTCGGCCGGCGCTTCGCCCAGATGCAGAGCCGCTTCCAGGAGCTGGCGACGCAGCGCGTGGAGCAGCGCGTGGCGCGGGCGCTGATGCGGCTGGTGCGGCAATTCGGCCGCCGCACGGAGGAGGGGGTTTTGATCGACATGCCCCTGAGCCGCGAAGACCTGGCCCAGATGACCGGCACGAACCTCTACAACGTCAGCCGCATCCTCAGCAAATGGGAAAGCGACGGCCTCATCGCCACCGGCCGCAAGAAAATCACCCTCCTGAAAGCCCACGAACTGGTCGTCCTGGCCGAAGACATCCCCCACCCCGGCCAAACGCCCACGAAATCATAG
- a CDS encoding GNAT family N-acetyltransferase, whose translation MMDKPILFDFPYSFDTERLTLRGPLPDDAIPLREAVLESQEELKPWMPWAMNVLTEEEYRVRVREGQLKFLAREDLWMMLLLRGTDTVVGGSGLHRMDWNVPKFEIGYWVRSRFAGQGYITEAVNGLTAFAFDTLRANRVEIRCDVKNTRSAAVARRAGYTLEGTFHNDARDHFDQLRDTYIFAKIREEGELATD comes from the coding sequence ATGATGGACAAACCGATCCTGTTCGATTTCCCTTATAGCTTTGACACCGAACGTTTGACCCTTCGCGGCCCGCTGCCCGATGACGCCATCCCTCTGCGCGAGGCCGTGTTGGAGTCGCAAGAGGAATTGAAGCCGTGGATGCCCTGGGCGATGAACGTGCTCACCGAGGAGGAGTATCGTGTGCGCGTGCGCGAGGGACAACTGAAGTTCCTGGCCCGCGAGGATTTGTGGATGATGCTCCTGCTGCGCGGCACGGACACCGTCGTCGGCGGCAGCGGTTTGCATCGCATGGATTGGAACGTGCCCAAGTTTGAGATCGGCTACTGGGTGCGCTCGCGCTTCGCCGGGCAGGGCTACATCACCGAGGCGGTCAATGGCCTGACCGCCTTCGCCTTCGACACGCTGCGGGCCAACCGGGTTGAGATTCGCTGCGACGTCAAGAATACGCGCAGCGCGGCCGTGGCCCGCCGCGCCGGCTACACGTTGGAAGGGACGTTCCACAACGACGCGCGCGACCACTTCGACCAACTGCGCGATACCTACATCTTCGCCAAAATCCGGGAAGAAGGGGAATTAGCCACGGATTAG
- a CDS encoding cytochrome C: MSAFRRFVGPRAPVAADEKTRTLYRLPNILLGAAAILLLASMFLPYWKMTLHAPQYPKGLSVEVFVNRMTGDVDEIDGLNHYIGMRPLGEAAQLERAVSMVAVAALVLLTLAAIFVHSPWALLFALPAILWPFIFIGDMYYWMRHFGLNLDPNAPLSSSIDPFVPPILGSGMVGQFETIATFQIGLWMAFLAVALILFGLYYQRRAYKPLVESEQ; the protein is encoded by the coding sequence ATGAGCGCATTCAGACGCTTTGTTGGGCCGCGCGCGCCGGTTGCGGCCGATGAGAAAACACGTACCCTCTACCGGCTGCCCAATATCCTGCTGGGCGCGGCAGCGATATTGTTGCTGGCGTCCATGTTCCTGCCCTACTGGAAAATGACGCTCCACGCGCCACAATACCCCAAAGGGTTATCGGTCGAGGTCTTCGTCAACCGGATGACGGGCGACGTGGACGAGATCGACGGGTTGAACCATTACATCGGTATGCGTCCGCTGGGCGAGGCGGCGCAGTTGGAGCGGGCGGTCAGCATGGTGGCCGTGGCCGCGCTGGTACTATTGACGCTGGCGGCCATCTTTGTCCATTCGCCCTGGGCGCTGCTGTTCGCCCTGCCGGCCATCCTGTGGCCGTTCATCTTCATCGGTGATATGTACTACTGGATGCGCCATTTTGGGCTGAACCTCGATCCCAATGCGCCGCTCAGTAGTTCGATTGACCCGTTCGTGCCGCCGATTCTCGGCTCGGGCATGGTCGGTCAGTTTGAGACGATCGCCACGTTCCAGATTGGGCTGTGGATGGCCTTCCTGGCTGTGGCTCTCATTCTGTTTGGTCTATACTACCAACGGCGTGCCTATAAGCCGTTGGTCGAGAGTGAACAGTAG
- a CDS encoding AMP-dependent synthetase/ligase yields the protein MAPTQRDSIIDRFQQHRRIRPAAPAYFEKIGSAWVPTTWEAYTAQVRTAAKAMIALGVAPGQIVCMLGFNRPEWAIGQLAAMMIGGVGAGIYTTNSPSEVKYILGHSEAPLIILENESQWHKVQEVRADLPHLRWAVMMRGTTVDDPMVLTWEAFLARGAAIDEAALDARMAAIEMEHLASLIYTSGTTGPPKAVMLSHHNLASTAYHGQALFKLTPNDVLLSYLPLSHIAEQMFTIHTAATVGFAIYYAESMTQLPDNLREVQPTIFFGVPGVWERFRNRVGERLGEAHGARRRIADWAQTVGRRVVEGRNHGQEPSGALAVQYRLADRLVFSKIKPLLGFSRTRVAVSGAAAINKDILEFFSGLDVTIYEVYGQSEGCGPTTFNRPGATIFGATGQAWPGSEVKLGPDGEILLRGPNVFMGYYKDPAATAETLIDGWLHSGDLGRFDEQGFLTIVGRKKDIIITSGGKNIAPRNIEAALKNVSLVGEAVLVGEGRKYLCALLTLDPDAALRFAEAHGIAGEDLHTHPLVIEAIQAEIDENVNTQFARVEQVRKFTLLSKPFTVEGGEMTPSLKLKRKAICDMHLDEIEEMYEAE from the coding sequence ATGGCCCCCACCCAGCGCGACAGCATCATCGATCGATTCCAGCAACACCGCCGCATTCGCCCGGCCGCGCCGGCCTATTTCGAGAAAATCGGCTCGGCCTGGGTTCCCACCACCTGGGAAGCCTACACCGCTCAGGTGCGAACGGCGGCCAAAGCCATGATCGCTCTCGGCGTGGCGCCGGGTCAGATTGTCTGTATGCTCGGCTTTAATCGGCCGGAGTGGGCCATCGGTCAGTTAGCGGCAATGATGATCGGCGGCGTCGGCGCGGGCATCTACACCACCAATAGCCCGTCGGAAGTCAAGTACATCCTCGGCCACTCCGAAGCGCCGCTTATCATCCTCGAGAACGAGAGCCAATGGCACAAGGTGCAGGAAGTGCGAGCCGATTTACCGCATCTGCGCTGGGCGGTAATGATGCGCGGCACGACCGTCGATGACCCCATGGTCCTGACCTGGGAGGCATTTCTGGCGCGTGGCGCGGCGATCGACGAGGCTGCACTCGACGCGCGGATGGCAGCCATCGAGATGGAACACCTGGCGAGCCTAATCTACACTTCGGGCACGACCGGCCCGCCCAAGGCCGTCATGCTATCCCATCACAATCTGGCCTCGACGGCCTATCACGGGCAGGCGCTCTTCAAGTTGACTCCCAACGACGTGCTGCTGTCCTACTTGCCGCTGTCCCACATTGCCGAGCAGATGTTCACCATCCACACCGCGGCCACGGTCGGCTTCGCCATCTATTATGCCGAATCGATGACCCAACTGCCCGATAATTTGCGCGAGGTGCAACCAACGATCTTCTTTGGCGTGCCGGGCGTGTGGGAACGCTTTCGCAATCGGGTGGGCGAGCGGCTGGGCGAGGCCCACGGTGCGCGCCGGCGCATCGCCGACTGGGCGCAGACGGTCGGCCGCCGCGTGGTGGAAGGCCGCAATCATGGCCAGGAGCCGAGCGGCGCGCTGGCTGTCCAATATCGCCTGGCCGACCGCCTCGTCTTCTCGAAGATCAAGCCGCTGCTGGGCTTCAGTCGCACCCGGGTGGCCGTTTCCGGCGCGGCGGCCATCAATAAGGACATCCTGGAGTTTTTCAGCGGGCTGGACGTGACCATCTACGAGGTCTACGGCCAATCCGAGGGCTGCGGCCCGACCACGTTCAACCGGCCGGGAGCGACCATCTTCGGCGCGACCGGGCAGGCGTGGCCGGGCAGCGAGGTGAAGCTGGGGCCTGACGGCGAAATCCTATTGCGCGGGCCGAACGTCTTCATGGGCTACTACAAAGACCCGGCGGCCACGGCCGAGACGTTGATCGACGGCTGGCTCCATTCGGGCGACCTGGGGCGGTTCGATGAGCAGGGCTTTCTGACCATCGTCGGCCGCAAGAAGGACATCATTATTACCTCCGGCGGCAAGAATATCGCCCCGCGCAATATCGAGGCCGCGCTGAAAAACGTGTCGTTGGTGGGCGAGGCCGTCCTCGTGGGCGAGGGGCGCAAGTATCTGTGTGCGCTGCTAACCCTGGACCCCGACGCCGCGCTGCGCTTCGCCGAAGCCCACGGCATCGCCGGCGAAGATCTCCATACGCACCCGCTGGTCATCGAGGCGATCCAGGCCGAGATCGACGAAAACGTGAACACGCAATTCGCGCGGGTTGAGCAGGTGCGCAAATTCACCTTGCTATCCAAACCGTTCACGGTCGAAGGCGGCGAGATGACGCCCAGCCTGAAGCTGAAGCGCAAGGCGATCTGCGACATGCACCTGGACGAGATTGAGGAGATGTACGAGGCGGAATGA
- a CDS encoding nitrous oxide reductase accessory protein NosL: protein MSGVFGSPAFTRRRTAVGGLWVIVFCLLLVACGGGGEDFANDPPEIVVGQDVCSGCNMIINDINHAAAYWTTAGEARRFDDIGGMLGFMQKRQEERASTWVHDVNTGEWVRAEDAWFVMNAGLVTPMGTGVVSVANEEDARALAFDQPEALVMTFDEIVTGIAAGEVKLQMGPGLKEE from the coding sequence ATGAGTGGGGTTTTTGGGAGTCCGGCCTTTACACGACGGCGGACGGCCGTCGGTGGCCTGTGGGTGATCGTCTTCTGCCTGCTGCTGGTAGCCTGCGGCGGCGGCGGCGAGGATTTCGCCAATGATCCGCCGGAGATCGTAGTAGGCCAGGACGTATGCAGCGGCTGTAACATGATCATCAACGACATAAACCATGCCGCGGCTTATTGGACAACGGCTGGCGAAGCCCGCCGGTTCGACGATATCGGCGGGATGCTGGGGTTTATGCAAAAAAGACAGGAAGAGAGAGCATCAACCTGGGTTCATGACGTCAATACGGGCGAGTGGGTGCGAGCGGAAGACGCCTGGTTCGTAATGAACGCCGGTCTGGTGACGCCGATGGGGACGGGCGTCGTCTCTGTCGCCAACGAAGAGGATGCCCGCGCGCTGGCCTTCGATCAACCGGAGGCGCTGGTGATGACCTTCGATGAGATTGTGACCGGGATCGCCGCCGGCGAGGTCAAGCTCCAGATGGGGCCGGGCCTGAAGGAGGAGTGA
- the nosZ gene encoding Sec-dependent nitrous-oxide reductase, giving the protein MKLNRSSTRPLLLVTVLMILAAMAVLVVSCQDNAEQAASGAQVAGATEDINAIAEARGLTPADIAAAVKTYTPSGKHDEYYQFASGGQSGQVYVIGLPSMRIIKQIAVFTPEPWQGFGYGELGTMSVLEQGGLTPDGSPLTWADTHHPALSEMDGDYDGDFLFINDKANARVAVIDLRDFDVKQIVKNPITLSDHGGTFVTPDTDYIVEGGQYAMPLGFAYSSIENYEEDYRGMITFWKFDREKGRIDTAQSFAIELPPYWQDLCDSGKLVSEGWVFCNSINTEMATGGVELGNPPFESGASQRDMDYLHVFNLEKAKEVYAAGNVEMINDFPVITLETAIAEGLLYFVPEPKSPHGVDVTPDGEFMVVAGKLDPHVTIFGFDKLMAAIEAGTSETDAFGVPVLDFDAVMEAQVELGLGPLHTQYDDKGYAYTSLFLDSAVARWTLGGAADELTEEPAWTLVQKTPVQYNIGHITAAEGDTVSPDGQWLVAMNKWAVDRFLPVGPLLPQNFQLLDISGTGTDMPVVYDMPLPDGEPHYAQIIKADKIEAWEVYPEIGWDPHTQAVNPDAPLAGEERIEREGNEVHVYMTAIRSHFTPERVEIQQGDHVVWHITNIERALDATHGFTIPNYNIHVSIEPGETVSFEFDALQSGVFSYYCTEFCSALHLEMMGYMMITPSE; this is encoded by the coding sequence ATGAAACTCAACCGATCATCAACACGACCGCTGCTGTTGGTCACGGTACTGATGATCCTGGCGGCCATGGCCGTCCTGGTCGTTAGTTGCCAAGACAATGCCGAACAAGCAGCCTCCGGGGCGCAAGTCGCCGGAGCCACGGAGGACATCAACGCCATTGCCGAGGCGCGTGGCCTGACGCCGGCCGATATCGCCGCCGCCGTGAAAACCTACACGCCCAGCGGCAAGCACGACGAATATTATCAATTCGCTTCGGGCGGCCAGTCGGGTCAGGTATACGTTATCGGTCTGCCATCGATGCGTATCATCAAGCAGATTGCCGTCTTCACCCCCGAACCGTGGCAGGGCTTCGGTTATGGGGAGCTGGGGACGATGAGCGTCCTGGAGCAAGGTGGCCTGACGCCCGACGGCTCGCCGCTGACCTGGGCCGATACCCATCACCCGGCGCTTAGCGAGATGGATGGCGACTATGACGGCGATTTCCTGTTCATCAACGACAAGGCCAATGCGCGCGTGGCCGTCATCGACCTGCGCGACTTCGACGTCAAGCAGATCGTCAAGAACCCCATCACCCTGAGCGACCACGGCGGCACGTTCGTCACCCCCGACACCGATTACATCGTCGAGGGCGGCCAGTACGCCATGCCCCTGGGCTTCGCCTACAGTTCCATCGAGAACTATGAAGAAGATTATCGCGGCATGATCACCTTCTGGAAGTTCGATCGCGAAAAGGGCCGCATCGATACGGCGCAATCGTTCGCCATCGAATTGCCGCCCTACTGGCAAGACCTGTGCGACAGCGGCAAGCTGGTCAGCGAAGGCTGGGTGTTCTGCAACTCGATCAACACCGAGATGGCGACCGGCGGCGTGGAACTGGGCAACCCGCCCTTTGAGTCCGGCGCCAGCCAGCGCGACATGGACTATCTCCACGTCTTCAACCTGGAGAAGGCCAAGGAAGTCTACGCGGCCGGCAACGTGGAGATGATCAACGACTTCCCGGTTATCACCCTCGAAACGGCTATCGCTGAGGGTCTGCTCTACTTCGTGCCGGAGCCGAAAAGCCCCCACGGCGTGGACGTGACGCCCGATGGCGAGTTCATGGTCGTGGCCGGCAAGCTCGACCCGCACGTGACCATTTTCGGCTTCGACAAGCTGATGGCGGCCATCGAGGCCGGCACGAGCGAGACCGACGCCTTTGGCGTACCGGTGCTCGACTTCGACGCCGTAATGGAAGCGCAGGTTGAGTTGGGTCTGGGGCCGCTGCACACCCAATACGACGACAAGGGCTATGCTTACACCAGCCTGTTCCTGGATTCGGCCGTGGCCCGCTGGACGCTGGGCGGCGCGGCCGACGAACTGACCGAGGAACCGGCCTGGACGTTGGTTCAGAAAACGCCGGTGCAATACAACATCGGCCACATCACCGCCGCGGAAGGCGACACGGTCAGCCCCGATGGGCAATGGCTGGTGGCGATGAACAAATGGGCGGTTGACCGCTTCCTGCCCGTCGGCCCGCTGCTGCCGCAGAACTTCCAGTTGCTCGACATCAGCGGCACCGGCACGGACATGCCCGTGGTCTACGACATGCCTCTGCCCGACGGCGAGCCGCACTACGCCCAGATCATCAAGGCCGACAAGATCGAAGCCTGGGAAGTCTATCCGGAAATCGGCTGGGACCCGCACACGCAGGCTGTGAACCCCGACGCCCCGCTGGCGGGCGAAGAGCGCATTGAGCGCGAGGGCAACGAAGTTCACGTCTACATGACGGCCATCCGCAGCCACTTCACGCCGGAGCGCGTCGAGATTCAGCAGGGCGACCACGTTGTGTGGCACATCACCAACATCGAACGCGCGCTGGATGCGACCCATGGCTTCACTATTCCCAACTACAACATCCACGTCAGCATCGAACCGGGCGAGACGGTATCGTTCGAGTTCGACGCGTTGCAGAGCGGCGTCTTCTCCTATTACTGCACCGAGTTCTGCTCGGCGCTGCATCTGGAGATGATGGGTTACATGATGATCACGCCATCTGAATAA